One Saccharopolyspora erythraea NRRL 2338 genomic region harbors:
- the rsmG gene encoding 16S rRNA (guanine(527)-N(7))-methyltransferase RsmG has protein sequence MTAAEGEPVRTPDVAKTVFGDELTTAERFAELLREHGVRRGLIGPRELDRLWERHLLNSAVLAELLPPNCRVVDVGSGAGLPGIPLSIARPDLELTLLEPMARRVAWLQEVITELGLNAEVMRGRAEEGPVRERLADQDVVTARAVAPMARLAKWCLPLLRPEGRLLALKGSSAAEEIERDATAIRAAGGGRVEVVSCGDGVLEVPTTVVVVERAQPRTTSGRRRDGGRRTRKDR, from the coding sequence GTGACCGCTGCGGAAGGTGAGCCGGTTCGGACTCCGGACGTCGCGAAGACCGTGTTCGGCGATGAGCTGACGACGGCCGAGCGGTTCGCCGAGCTGCTCCGGGAGCACGGTGTCCGGCGAGGACTGATCGGTCCGCGGGAGCTGGACCGGCTCTGGGAAAGACATCTGCTGAACTCTGCGGTACTTGCGGAGTTGCTACCACCGAATTGCCGGGTGGTGGACGTAGGCTCTGGGGCGGGATTGCCGGGCATTCCGCTCTCGATCGCTCGCCCGGACCTCGAACTGACCCTGCTGGAGCCGATGGCCCGACGGGTGGCGTGGTTGCAGGAAGTCATCACGGAGCTCGGTCTCAACGCCGAGGTGATGCGTGGACGTGCCGAGGAGGGACCGGTGCGGGAGCGGCTGGCGGACCAGGACGTGGTCACCGCTCGCGCGGTGGCGCCGATGGCACGCCTGGCGAAGTGGTGCCTGCCGCTGCTGCGTCCGGAAGGCCGGTTGCTCGCGCTGAAGGGCTCGTCCGCGGCCGAGGAGATCGAGCGGGATGCGACGGCGATCCGTGCGGCCGGTGGGGGCCGCGTCGAAGTGGTTTCTTGTGGTGACGGAGTGCTCGAAGTGCCGACGACCGTCGTAGTGGTGGAACGGGCGCAGCCCAGAACTACGTCCGGTCGGCGTCGTGACGGTGGGCGTCGGACGAGGAAGGATCGTTGA
- the yidC gene encoding membrane protein insertase YidC, producing MLDFIYYPVSAILWFWHEVFGFVLDPASGFAWALSVVFLVFTLRALLFKPFVHQVRSMKKMQEFAPHIKALQEKYGDDRQKMAQEMQKLQAEHGFNPVSGCLPMLVQVPVFIGLFHVLNGFRPGAPSNYVFGAEDVASFVEADLFGAKLSNTISQAPEMLAHFQTDRTSMLLVGVPLMIAAAIATHFTARHGVQRQTAEAAQNPQTAVMNRMTLWLFPMFAIIGGPFLPLAILIYWLANNFWTLGQQRVVYRRIDREEAEKAGTPAVVDSTAVAASGSTGAAKAEPAARSATEPTAGTKAEPAAKADEPASHDEPGEIPGVIEDRSRDADKPGETR from the coding sequence GTGCTGGATTTCATCTACTACCCGGTGTCGGCCATCCTGTGGTTCTGGCACGAGGTGTTCGGTTTCGTGCTGGACCCCGCCAGCGGCTTCGCGTGGGCGCTGTCGGTCGTGTTCCTGGTCTTCACGCTGCGGGCGCTGCTGTTCAAGCCGTTCGTGCACCAGGTCCGGTCGATGAAGAAGATGCAGGAGTTCGCCCCGCACATCAAGGCGCTGCAGGAGAAGTACGGCGACGACCGGCAGAAGATGGCCCAGGAGATGCAGAAGCTCCAGGCCGAGCACGGGTTCAACCCGGTCAGCGGCTGCCTGCCGATGCTGGTGCAGGTGCCGGTCTTCATCGGCCTGTTCCACGTGCTCAACGGCTTCCGGCCGGGTGCTCCCTCCAACTACGTGTTCGGCGCCGAGGACGTCGCCTCCTTCGTCGAGGCCGACCTGTTCGGCGCGAAGCTGTCGAACACCATCAGCCAGGCGCCCGAGATGCTCGCGCACTTCCAGACCGACCGGACCTCGATGCTGCTGGTCGGTGTGCCGCTGATGATCGCGGCCGCGATCGCGACCCACTTCACCGCGCGCCACGGCGTGCAGCGGCAGACGGCCGAGGCCGCGCAGAACCCGCAGACCGCGGTGATGAACCGGATGACGCTGTGGCTGTTCCCGATGTTCGCCATCATCGGCGGACCGTTCCTGCCGCTGGCGATCCTGATCTACTGGCTGGCCAACAACTTCTGGACGCTCGGGCAGCAGCGCGTGGTCTACCGCCGGATCGACCGCGAGGAGGCCGAGAAGGCCGGCACGCCCGCCGTGGTCGACTCGACCGCGGTCGCCGCGAGCGGCAGCACCGGAGCGGCGAAGGCGGAGCCCGCCGCGCGGAGCGCCACCGAGCCCACGGCCGGTACGAAGGCGGAGCCCGCGGCCAAGGCCGACGAGCCGGCCTCCCACGACGAACCCGGTGAGATCCCCGGGGTGATCGAAGACCGTTCCCGCGACGCCGACAAGCCGGGCGAGACCCGGTGA
- a CDS encoding ParB/RepB/Spo0J family partition protein gives MTERKGGLGRGLAALIPSGPPAEGGSSTTSTSTSTSVRLRGSGFSTPSSPVSAPEEEPHVSRETGGTVAGAVYREVGIKAITPNPKQPRHVFDEEALAELEHSIREFGLMQPIVVRELETDQFELIMGERRWRAAQRAGLETIPAIVRQTQDDDLLRDALLENIHRVQLNPLEEASAYQQLLDEFGVTHDELADRIGRSRPVITNTIRLLRLPMPVQRRVAAGVLSAGHARALLSLDEPGGQEELASRIVAEGLSVRATEEAVTLKKGEGPAKQAKPAPRKQMQAPGLQGLAERLSDRLDTKVKVELGRRKGKIVVEFGSVDDLERLAELILGEKARQIDDQ, from the coding sequence ATGACCGAGCGAAAGGGTGGTCTCGGTCGGGGCCTCGCCGCGCTGATCCCGAGCGGTCCGCCCGCCGAGGGTGGCTCGAGCACTACCTCGACGTCGACTTCGACCAGCGTCCGCCTGCGCGGGTCCGGGTTCAGCACGCCCTCGTCTCCCGTCTCCGCTCCGGAGGAGGAGCCGCATGTTTCACGTGAAACAGGCGGCACCGTGGCGGGCGCCGTCTACCGCGAGGTCGGCATCAAGGCGATCACGCCGAACCCGAAGCAGCCGCGCCACGTCTTCGACGAGGAGGCGCTGGCGGAGCTGGAGCACTCCATCCGCGAGTTCGGCCTCATGCAGCCGATCGTTGTCCGCGAGCTGGAGACCGACCAGTTCGAGCTCATCATGGGCGAGCGCCGGTGGCGTGCCGCCCAGCGCGCAGGGCTGGAGACGATCCCGGCGATCGTCCGTCAGACCCAGGACGACGACCTGCTGCGCGACGCGCTGCTGGAGAACATCCACCGGGTGCAGCTGAACCCGCTGGAGGAGGCGTCGGCGTACCAGCAGCTGCTGGACGAGTTCGGCGTGACGCACGACGAGCTGGCGGACCGGATCGGCCGCAGCCGTCCGGTCATCACCAACACGATCCGGCTGCTGCGGCTGCCGATGCCGGTGCAGCGCCGGGTCGCCGCCGGGGTCCTGTCGGCCGGCCACGCGCGTGCGCTGCTGAGCCTGGACGAGCCCGGCGGCCAGGAGGAGCTCGCCAGCCGGATCGTCGCCGAGGGGCTGTCGGTGCGCGCCACCGAGGAAGCGGTGACGCTGAAGAAGGGCGAGGGGCCGGCCAAGCAGGCGAAGCCCGCTCCCCGCAAGCAGATGCAGGCGCCCGGGTTGCAGGGGCTGGCCGAGCGGCTGTCGGATCGACTGGACACCAAGGTGAAGGTCGAGCTCGGGCGCCGCAAGGGCAAGATCGTCGTCGAGTTCGGCTCCGTGGACGATCTTGAGCGCCTCGCCGAGTTGATCTTGGGCGAAAAGGCCCGACAGATCGACGACCAATGA
- the yidD gene encoding membrane protein insertion efficiency factor YidD, which translates to MAEDAVRPAGDPARDDPVAGDDRLRAPGRRASPLAWVLLVPVHVYRKVISPLLPPSCRFYPSCSAYAVEALTVHGALRGGWLTARRLLRCGPWHPGGLDPVPPRRTSGRARAPQTPAEE; encoded by the coding sequence ATGGCAGAAGACGCCGTGAGACCAGCAGGTGATCCGGCACGGGACGACCCCGTGGCCGGCGACGACAGGCTCCGAGCGCCAGGCCGGCGCGCGAGCCCGCTCGCCTGGGTGCTGCTGGTTCCGGTGCACGTCTACCGCAAGGTGATCTCTCCCCTGCTGCCGCCGTCCTGCCGCTTCTACCCGAGTTGCAGCGCGTACGCGGTCGAGGCGCTGACCGTGCACGGCGCCCTCCGGGGCGGCTGGCTCACCGCGCGCAGGCTGCTTCGCTGCGGCCCGTGGCACCCGGGCGGGCTCGACCCGGTGCCGCCGCGCCGGACGTCAGGTCGGGCCCGCGCACCCCAGACCCCTGCCGAGGAGTAG
- a CDS encoding ParA family protein codes for MSDYGSTDIGWTPIMEEAERATRVLHPETMQLPRPDRRRILTVANQKGGVGKTTSTVNLAAGLALQGLKVLVIDLDPQGNASTALGVDHRSGVPSVYEVLLGEISIADAAAPSTQSQNLLCVPATIDLAGSEIELVTMVAREARLKEALNSEALEQLAPDYVFIDCPPSLGLLTVNALVAAHEVLIPIQCEYYALEGLGQLLRNIELVQSHLNPALWVSTILLTMYDGRTKLADQVTSEVRGHFGDLTLRTVIPRSVKISEAPGFGQTVLTYDPGSRGSMSYLDAAREIAERGAERKTA; via the coding sequence ATGAGCGATTACGGATCCACCGACATCGGCTGGACTCCGATCATGGAGGAGGCCGAGCGCGCGACCCGGGTCCTGCACCCGGAGACGATGCAGCTCCCCCGCCCCGACCGCCGGCGCATCCTCACGGTTGCCAACCAGAAGGGCGGCGTCGGCAAGACCACAAGCACGGTGAACCTCGCCGCCGGTCTGGCGTTGCAGGGGCTCAAAGTCCTCGTCATCGACCTCGACCCGCAGGGCAACGCGAGCACCGCGCTCGGCGTGGACCACCGGTCGGGCGTGCCGTCGGTGTACGAGGTGCTGCTCGGCGAGATCAGCATCGCCGACGCCGCCGCGCCGAGCACCCAGTCGCAGAACCTGCTGTGCGTCCCGGCGACGATCGACCTCGCCGGCTCGGAGATCGAGCTGGTGACGATGGTCGCCCGCGAGGCCCGGCTGAAGGAGGCGCTGAACTCCGAGGCGCTGGAGCAGCTCGCTCCCGACTACGTCTTCATCGACTGCCCGCCGTCGCTCGGCCTTCTCACGGTGAACGCGCTCGTGGCGGCGCACGAGGTCCTGATCCCGATCCAGTGCGAGTACTACGCGCTGGAGGGTCTGGGGCAGCTGCTGCGCAACATCGAGCTGGTGCAGTCGCACCTGAACCCGGCGCTGTGGGTGTCGACGATCCTGCTGACGATGTACGACGGCCGGACCAAGCTGGCCGACCAGGTCACCAGCGAGGTGCGCGGTCACTTCGGCGACCTGACCCTGCGCACGGTGATCCCGCGGAGTGTGAAAATCTCCGAGGCACCTGGCTTCGGGCAGACGGTCCTGACCTACGACCCGGGTTCGCGAGGCTCGATGAGCTACCTCGACGCGGCCCGGGAGATCGCCGAGCGCGGTGCTGAGAGGAAGACGGCATGA
- a CDS encoding protein jag: MSETVQEPSQAEASEPTATSESESSPSNTETLLVQEGDVAGDYLERLLDLLDYDGDIDLDVEAGRAVVSIDGGDDLEKLVGNRGQVLEALQELTRLAVQQDTGVRSRLMLDIAGWRAGRREELTTLGRTTAESVLETGKETRLRPMTPFERKIIHDAVAAVEGVHSESEGEEPNRKVVVFKS; the protein is encoded by the coding sequence GTGTCTGAGACCGTGCAGGAGCCGAGCCAGGCCGAGGCGTCGGAGCCGACCGCCACCTCCGAGTCCGAGTCCTCCCCCAGCAACACCGAGACGCTCCTCGTGCAGGAGGGCGACGTCGCGGGCGACTACCTCGAACGGCTGCTGGACCTGCTCGACTACGACGGCGACATCGACCTCGACGTGGAGGCCGGCCGTGCGGTGGTGAGCATCGACGGCGGTGACGACCTGGAGAAGCTGGTCGGCAACCGCGGCCAGGTCCTGGAAGCCCTCCAGGAGCTGACCCGGCTCGCGGTGCAGCAGGACACCGGCGTTCGCAGCCGGTTGATGCTCGACATCGCCGGGTGGCGCGCGGGACGTCGCGAGGAGCTGACGACCCTCGGGCGGACCACCGCCGAGTCCGTGCTGGAGACCGGCAAGGAGACCAGGCTGCGTCCGATGACGCCGTTCGAGCGCAAGATCATCCACGACGCGGTCGCGGCGGTCGAGGGCGTCCACAGCGAGAGCGAGGGCGAGGAGCCGAACCGCAAGGTCGTCGTGTTCAAGAGCTGA